The genomic window TTTCCATGTACTCAGACATATCGATACGAATGAGTGACTTCTCAGAGTCAAAGAGGAATTTCGCCAGTGTCTTGGCCACCTGTGTCTTACCGACACCAGTCGGTCCAAGGAACATGAAGCTACCGATAGGACGGTTGACATCGCTCAGTCCCGCTTTGTTACGCTTGATGGCACGTGCTACGGCTTTGAGCGCCTCTTCCTGTCCTACGACCTCTTCTTTGAGGATGCTTTCGATGGCAAGGATCTTCTCTTTCTCGCCCTGCAGCATTTTGTTGACGGAGATGCCTGTCCAGCGGCTTACAATGCTGGCGATCATCTCTTCATCCACAGAGTTCTTGAGCAGTGTTCCCTCTGCCATCATCTGGTTCCACTTATCTTCCAGTGCTTTGAGCTCTTCCTGTTTTGCAGGGATCTGCCCATATTCTATCTCGGCAGCTTTGTTGAAGTCTCCTTCACGTTTGACCGCTTCCGCCTGCGTTTTAAGTGACTCGATGGCAGATTTGATCTCTGCGATCTGGTTGAAGACCTCTTTTTCATTGTCGAACTGGTTCTGCAATGAAACTTTTCTCTCTTCAAGGTCTGCCAGCTCTTTCTCTATCTCTTCAAGACGTGCATCGTTCTTGCTGCCCTCTTCCATCTTGAGAGCCTCTTTTTCAACCTGAAGTGTAGAGATTTCACGTTTGATCTTCGCAAGATCGGTCGGTTCACTCTCTATCTGCATCTTCAGTTCGGCTGCAGCCTCATCTATGAGGTCGATCGCCTTGTCCGGAAGGAATCTGTCAGTAATGTAACGGTCCGAAAGCTTTGCCGCAGCAACCAGTGCCGCATCGGTAATGGTCACATTGTGGTGTGCTTCGAGTCTGTCCTTGATACCTCTGAGTATCTGCAGCGCCTCGTTGATGCTTGGTTCATCCACTTTGACAGGCTGGAAACGTCTCTGCAGCGCAGCATCTTTTTCAAAATACTTTCTGTACTCTTTGAGCGTTGTTGCACCGATGGTATGCAGTTCACCACGTGCCAGTGCCGGCTTGAGGATGTTTGCGGCATCATTTCCGCCTTCAGATGCTCCGGCACCAACAATGGTGTGGATCTCATCGATGAACAGAATGATGTTCGCTGCCTCTTTGACTTCGTCAATGACTGCTTTGAGTCTGTCTTCGAATTCACCTCTGTATTTCGCACCTGCAATCAGCCTGTTCATGTCAAGTGAGATCACTTTCATGTTCTGCAGGCTCAAAGGTACCTCTTTGTTGACAATACGCTGTGCCAGTCCCTCTACGATGGCTGTCTTACCCGTACCCGGTTCACCTATGAGAATAGGATTGTTCTTTGTCTTACGGATGAGGATCTGCATCATTCTCTGCACCTCTTCATCTCTGCCGATGACCGGATCGAGCTCGCCGTCCAGCGCTTTCTGGTTAAGGTCTATACCGTACTGCGATAGTGCTTCAAGTGTCTCATCACCGCTTTGTGAATCGATCTGCTTTCCGCCGCGAATTGACTCAAGTGTCTTTTTGAACTCGGAGATATCCAGGTATTTACCCAGAATATCCTTAATGAAACTCTCCTCGGCATTGGCAAGCAGCCAGGCATCTACTGCCAGGTACTGGTCTCCATTTGCTGCCATGACACCTTCGGCGTTCTGCAGTGAACGTACAAGGTTCTGCCCCAGTTTAATATTTTCTTTGGTGACAGTTGAAACCTTCGGAAGTTTGTCCGCAATAGATTTCGCTTCCAATTCAATGGCCGCTTTGTCAGCGTTCATTTTATTGAGGGTCTGATTAAGAATGGAATTGCTATTGGTCAACAATGCCCAGATCAGATGGATCGGCTCGACTTCCTGATTTTTATTGTGTAATGCGAGGGATACTCCCGATTCGATAGTCCCTTGCATTTGGTTGGTTAATTTCTCTAAAATACTCATAACACTCTCCTGATAATTGATAAATTTTCCATATTATACAACTTTAGTCACTTCTTGTCAAGTTTCTTTAATCATTTTATTTAATCAAGTAGAAAAAAGATATTTTGGTTATACTTTTTTTTAAAAAATACAGAACATGATTAGGAAAACATTATGAAACAACTACTGACCATTCTACTGCTTGCAGCCACCTTTGCTTCTATAGTCTCTGCACAGGATGCAGACCCTGCAGAGGTCTTTGAAGAGATGAAGAAATCTCTGAAGGGTGAGTGGAGACTCTCGGAAGAAGCAAAACAGATCGATACGACAGGTGCCTATAAAAATCCCTATATTTACCACCTTGTCGGCACTGACCAGACTGCCCTTGCCTACAAATTCATAGGTTTTGGCTCTACCCTGCAGGAGGATCTTCTGCCAGATACCAAAAAACAGATGGTGACAATGTACCACTGTGACGACTATGTGGACTGCAGTGAACTTCGTGCCACACACTACTGTGCCAAAATGAATCAGCCAGAGTTCATCCTCAACACCAAAGAGACAAAAAAAGGAAAATTCGTTTTTGACTGCAATATGAAGACAAAACTTTGCAACTCCAATGAAGACCACATCCACAAGATCATTCTTGAGTTTTCCGAAAACGGAAATCATCTCAAATCTTCTTATCTGGGCTGGACAGATCAGAAACCGAACAAGAAAAACTCCATATACCATTTCGACAGAAAATAGAGCTGCCATGCTCTATTTGCAACCTGTCGGTTTAACTACCATTTACTCTTCATTACTATAGTAACAAAACAGCAACCTCTTAGTGAGATTTCTATAAAATAATAAACTAATTTACGGAGCATATTATCCATGATCAAAAAAAGTAAAAAAATCATTGCTACAGGGCTGATCTCGACCCTGACGGCTGCCTACCTCCTGGGAGGATTCGCACAGGCAAAGAGCACGACAAGCCAGTCTACGGCAAAAGACAAGCTTGAAGCCTATATCAAGTTCACACAGATCCTCAATGTGATCGAAAAAGAGTATGTGGATGAGACCAATACCACAGACCTCATAGACAAAGCGCTCAAAGGCCTTCTGAGCAACCTCGACTCACATTCCACTTTTATGAATACCAAAGAGTACAAGGACCTTACGGTCCAGACCAAAGGTGAATTCGGTGGACTGGGTATCTCTGTAGGCATGAAGGACGGTGCACTTACCGTCATTGCACCGCTTGAAGGCACCCCTGCAATGAAAGCGGGTATCAAAGCGGGAGACATCATCCTCAAGATCGATGACAAAGCGACCATCGGTATGACCATCGACGAGTCCGTCAAACTGATGAGAGGCAAACCAAAGACCGACATTGTGCTGACTGTTGTCAGAAAGAATGCGCCCAAGCCTATTACCATCAAGATCACCAGGGATATCATCAAGATCCAGTCGGTATATGCCAAAAACTTTGAGACGGAAAAGGACCTGCTCTATGTTCATGTCACCTCCTTTGACCAGAAGGTCGTAGAAGATATGAAAAAAGCGATCAAAGAGCATAACGATACCAAAGGGCTCATCCTTGACCTCAGGAACAATCCGGGTGGACTGCTGGACCAGGCGGTAGGCCTTGTGGACATGTTCGTCAAAGAGGGTGTCATTGTCAGCCAGAAGGGCCGCAGCAAGCTTGAGAACGTAGAGTACAAAGCAACGCCCGAGAACACCGACACCCAAACACCTATGGTGGTTCTCGTAAACGGCGGTTCCGCTTCGGCCAGCGAGATCGTCTCCGGTGCACTGCAGGACTTCAACCGCTCCATTGTTGTAGGGGAAAAGACCTTCGGTAAAGGTTCGGTACAGGTTGTCATGCCTATCGGAGAAGATGAAGCACTCAAACTTACCGTTGCACGCTACTACCTCCCGAGCGGACGTACGATCCAGGCAAAAGGGGTTACTCCGGACATCATCGTACATCATGGCGAGATCCCGAAAAAAGAGGACCCGCTTTTTCTCAAAGAGGCCGATCTCAAAAAACACCTTGAAGAGGAACTGGAGAAAATAGATGCAAATGCTACGAAAAAATCCATCAGGGTCGACAGCAACACTACCATATCCGAAGATGACAACAAAACAATCATCTCGGAAAAACTGCTTTACAAAGATGCACAGCTGAAGATCGGCGTAGATATTCTCAAAGCATTGGTAATTACAAATAAAGGAAAAAAATAATGATAACAGATTCGTTGGTCAAACAGGAATTGGTGTATGAAGGGAAAGCAAAAAAGATCTGGTCTACGGAGTATGAAGATCTTTACATCTCAGAGTTCAAAGATGATCTTACGGCATTCAATGGAGAGAAGAAGTCAAGCGAAGAAGGCAAAGGTGCCCTCAACAACAAGATCTCGACAGAACTTTTCAAATACCTGAACAAGAAGGGGGTCCCTACCCACTTCGTAGAGATGCTCGATGAGAACCATATGCTGCACAAAAAAGCGGATGTCATTCTCATTGAAGTGATCGTAAGGAACATTGCTACGGGAAGCCTCAGCAGGAACCTCGGGATCGAAGACGGCAAGGTGCTTCCCTTCACACTGGTTGAGTTCGACTACAAGAACGATGAACTCGGAGACCCGAAACTCAATGACCAGCACTGCCTCCTTCTGAACCTGGTAAGCGACACTTCCGAACTGGAATATATCCGCTACATGGCAAGACGTATCAATGACCTGCTCAAGGCATTCTATGCCCAGCGCAACTTGATACTGGTCGATTTCAAGCTCGAGTTCGGACGTGACATGGACGGGAACATCATCCTCATCGATGAACTCAGCCCGGACAATTTCAGACTCTGGGACTCCGAGAGCGGGGAGAGCATGGACAAAGACCGTTTCAGACAGGGACTTGGCGGACTCAAAGTGGCGTACGAAGAGGTACTTAACAGAATTTTAGGGGAGACTATATAATGATAACAGCAATCGTAAACGTATTTTTGAAAGAGGGTGTTCTTGACCCGCAGGGAAAGGCAGCACACCATGCACTTGATTCACTCGGGTTCGAAGGTGTGTCGGATGTACGCATCGGCAAGCAGATCGTTATCAAGCTTGATACAGATGACAAGAGCAAAGCGGAAGCGGAAGTCAAAGAGATGTGCGAAACACTGCTTGCCAACACTGTCATCGAAGACTATACCATAGAGATAGTGTAATGAAAGTAGCGGTATTACGATTTCCCGGGACAAACTGCGAATTCGATACGCAGTATGCATTTGAGAAACTGGGCCACACTACCAAACTGGTATGGCACGAAGAGATGACACTGCCTGAAGATATCGACCTTGTAGTCGTACCCGGAGGATTCTCCTACGGCGACTACCTCCGTTCAGGCTCCATTGCACGTTTTTCACCGGTCATGAAAGCGGTATCGAAGTACGCAAACGACGGTGGAAAGGTACTGGGTATCTGTAACGGCTTTCAGATCCTGACTGAAGCGGGTCTTCTTCCCGGTGCCTTGAAGCGCAACAACAACCTCCACTTCATTTCAAAGCACCAGAACCTCTGTGTCATCAACAACGACAATGCGTTTTTGAACCAGTGCGAAGCAGGCGAAGTGCTCAATATTCCTATCGCGCATGCGGACGGCAACTACTACATCGATGATGAAGGTTTCAAAAAACTTGAAGAGAATGGTCAGATCCTGCTTCGTTACTCTGACGAGAACGGCAACCCTGTCGTGGTCAACGGTTCAGTCACATCCATAGCCGGTGTCTGCAACGAAAACAAAAATGTTTTTGGCCTGATGCCCCACCCGGAGCGTGCACTCGAAGCGATCCTGGGAAGTGAAGACGGCATACGTATGCTTAAAGGTTTTGAAGCCTGATGCCGATCCTGCGTTCATTGGGCCTGATGCTCCTGCTGGTGTTTTCTTTCACCGCCCTGCTGAACGCTCAGGCAGAATACAAGTATAGTTATATACCCAAAAAGGTCTATGAGAATCAACTCTTCCCCCTGACCGTGATCGATACGGCACGTACAAAAGATGACAATCCCCAGTTCCAGTTCGACCCTTTGAGTCCGGTACAGCCTATTTTTGAAGACCCCCTGGTCATCCATAACGGCAGTGACAGTTTCTATACATTTTATTTCAA from Sulfurovum riftiae includes these protein-coding regions:
- the purQ gene encoding phosphoribosylformylglycinamidine synthase subunit PurQ, which translates into the protein MKVAVLRFPGTNCEFDTQYAFEKLGHTTKLVWHEEMTLPEDIDLVVVPGGFSYGDYLRSGSIARFSPVMKAVSKYANDGGKVLGICNGFQILTEAGLLPGALKRNNNLHFISKHQNLCVINNDNAFLNQCEAGEVLNIPIAHADGNYYIDDEGFKKLEENGQILLRYSDENGNPVVVNGSVTSIAGVCNENKNVFGLMPHPERALEAILGSEDGIRMLKGFEA
- a CDS encoding S41 family peptidase; translated protein: MLSMIKKSKKIIATGLISTLTAAYLLGGFAQAKSTTSQSTAKDKLEAYIKFTQILNVIEKEYVDETNTTDLIDKALKGLLSNLDSHSTFMNTKEYKDLTVQTKGEFGGLGISVGMKDGALTVIAPLEGTPAMKAGIKAGDIILKIDDKATIGMTIDESVKLMRGKPKTDIVLTVVRKNAPKPITIKITRDIIKIQSVYAKNFETEKDLLYVHVTSFDQKVVEDMKKAIKEHNDTKGLILDLRNNPGGLLDQAVGLVDMFVKEGVIVSQKGRSKLENVEYKATPENTDTQTPMVVLVNGGSASASEIVSGALQDFNRSIVVGEKTFGKGSVQVVMPIGEDEALKLTVARYYLPSGRTIQAKGVTPDIIVHHGEIPKKEDPLFLKEADLKKHLEEELEKIDANATKKSIRVDSNTTISEDDNKTIISEKLLYKDAQLKIGVDILKALVITNKGKK
- the purC gene encoding phosphoribosylaminoimidazolesuccinocarboxamide synthase, producing the protein MITDSLVKQELVYEGKAKKIWSTEYEDLYISEFKDDLTAFNGEKKSSEEGKGALNNKISTELFKYLNKKGVPTHFVEMLDENHMLHKKADVILIEVIVRNIATGSLSRNLGIEDGKVLPFTLVEFDYKNDELGDPKLNDQHCLLLNLVSDTSELEYIRYMARRINDLLKAFYAQRNLILVDFKLEFGRDMDGNIILIDELSPDNFRLWDSESGESMDKDRFRQGLGGLKVAYEEVLNRILGETI
- the purS gene encoding phosphoribosylformylglycinamidine synthase subunit PurS, which translates into the protein MTAIVNVFLKEGVLDPQGKAAHHALDSLGFEGVSDVRIGKQIVIKLDTDDKSKAEAEVKEMCETLLANTVIEDYTIEIV
- a CDS encoding ATP-dependent Clp protease ATP-binding subunit, which translates into the protein MAANGDQYLAVDAWLLANAEESFIKDILGKYLDISEFKKTLESIRGGKQIDSQSGDETLEALSQYGIDLNQKALDGELDPVIGRDEEVQRMMQILIRKTKNNPILIGEPGTGKTAIVEGLAQRIVNKEVPLSLQNMKVISLDMNRLIAGAKYRGEFEDRLKAVIDEVKEAANIILFIDEIHTIVGAGASEGGNDAANILKPALARGELHTIGATTLKEYRKYFEKDAALQRRFQPVKVDEPSINEALQILRGIKDRLEAHHNVTITDAALVAAAKLSDRYITDRFLPDKAIDLIDEAAAELKMQIESEPTDLAKIKREISTLQVEKEALKMEEGSKNDARLEEIEKELADLEERKVSLQNQFDNEKEVFNQIAEIKSAIESLKTQAEAVKREGDFNKAAEIEYGQIPAKQEELKALEDKWNQMMAEGTLLKNSVDEEMIASIVSRWTGISVNKMLQGEKEKILAIESILKEEVVGQEEALKAVARAIKRNKAGLSDVNRPIGSFMFLGPTGVGKTQVAKTLAKFLFDSEKSLIRIDMSEYMEKHAASRLVGAPPGYVGYEEGGQLTEAVRRKPYSVVLFDEIEKAHPDVFNTLLQVLDDGRLTDNKGVTVDFKNTIIIMTSNIASDKIMEFRDPEDRRKAVNDELKKNFKPEFLNRLDDIVIFNPLDLDAITTIVDILFKSIQAKLAERDIKISLTPAAKAYIAEAGFDPVYGARPLKRALYEVVEDRLAELILEDKVVEGSNVEFDVVNGEIEVHIS